A single window of Gossypium arboreum isolate Shixiya-1 chromosome 13, ASM2569848v2, whole genome shotgun sequence DNA harbors:
- the LOC108461795 gene encoding protein SAWADEE HOMEODOMAIN HOMOLOG 2-like yields the protein MGRHPSSGGPAFRFTQTEVAEMETILQEHHNQMPVREILMSLADKFSESAERKGKIVVQFKQIWNWFQNRRYAIRAKSNKVPGKLNITSMPRDDSNPMRNVPQPVAAPVPPHMTAPMPASTVPGAGRNLSESYMEFEAKSSRDGAWYDVATFLAHRYLDAGDPEVQVRIAGFGPEEDEWVNIRKHVRQRSLPCEASECVAVLPGDLVLCFQEGKDQALYFDAHVLDAQRRRHDIRGCRCRFLVRYDHDQSEEIVPLRKVCRRPETDYRLQQLHTASNLSNDQHKTSTDQSTAPAPKIIGSSTEAMQKLQNPDQSRTATDSHFNVSVAAQTTNQESKISGIVTTDATDPKISPVKNTMAAAATGIGPGQNVQEAKL from the exons ATGGGTCGGCATCCGAGTAGTGGCGGCCCTGCCTTTCGTTTCACCCAAACTGAG GTGGCGGAGATGGAGACTATTCTCCAGGAGCACCATAATCAGATGCCTGTTCGAGAGATCCTTATGAGTCTTGCAGATAAGTTCAG TGAGTCGGCAGAACGGAAAGGGAAGATCGTTGTGCAGTTTAAGCAA ATATGGAACTGGTTCCAGAATAGGCGCTATGCGATAAGGGCAAAATCAAATAAGGTTCCTGGGAAGCTAAATATTACATCTATGCCTCGGGATGATTCCAATCCCATGAGAAATGTGCCACAGCCTGTTGCAGCTCCCGTGCCTCCTCATATGACTGCTCCAATGCCTGCTTCTACAG TTCCAGGTGCAGGAAGGAATTTGTCAGAATCTTATATGGAGTTTGAAGCTAAATCTTCAAGGGATGGTGCATG GTATGATGTTGCGACTTTTCTGGCCCATAGATATTTGGATGCAGGTGATCCG GAAGTACAGGTTCGGATTGCTGGTTTTGGACCAGAGGAGGATGAGTGGGTAAACATTCGGAAGCATGTCAGGCAACGGTCCCTCCCGTGTGAAGCTTCTGAGTGTGTTGCAGTTCTTCCTGGGGACCTTGTACTATGTTTTCAG GAAGGTAAAGATCAGGCTCTCTATTTTGATGCCCATGTCCTCGATGCGCAAAGGCGGAGGCATGACATACGAGGTTGTCGTTGTAGATTTCTGGTGCGCTACGATCATGACCAGTCCGAG GAAATTGTACCTCTGAGGAAGGTTTGCCGTCGGCCTGAAACTGATTACAGGTTGCAGCAACTGCATACCGCAAGTAACTTATCCAATGATCAACACAAAACTAGCACCGATCAATCTACTGCTCCCGCACCAAAGATTATCGGCTCATCAACTGAAGCAATGCAAAAGCTGCAGAATCCAGATCAATCCAGGACAGCCACAGATTCACATTTCAATGTTTCTGTAGCTGCACAAACTACAAATCAAGAGTCTAAAATTTCAGGAATTGTGACTACTGATGCAACTGATCCCAAAATTTCCCCCGTCAAGAATACTATGGCTGCTGCTGCCACTGGCATCGGCCCTGGTCAAAATGTGCAGGAAGCAAAGTTATAG
- the LOC108461641 gene encoding RNA exonuclease 4 — translation MSSERKKNPEHFQLNPNWAQLQQKLKSSAKPSRHSKNPQSETPNSILGKRKERPNSETDDAKPNPLMPTNDDSSVTDVLAMDCEMVGVGQGNKSALGRVTVVNKWRNVIYDEFVRPVERVVDFRTHISGIRPRDLRKAKDFRVVQKKVAELIKGRILVGHALHNDLKALLLTHPKKDLRDTSEFQPFLKEGRRKALRHLAAEVLGVEIQNGEHCPVDDARAAMLLYSKHRKEWERSVKDQLRLKEKQKKRKQRKKPKADINHSLIAS, via the exons atgagtAGTGAAAGGAAGAAAAACCCAGAGCACTTTCAGCTTAACCCAAACTGGGCTCAACTCCAACAA AAGCTGAAGTCCTCTGCTAAGCCTTCAAGACACTCGAAAAATCCACAATCTGAAACCCCAAACTCTATATTAG GAAAGCGTAAGGAGAGGCCTAACTCAGAGACTGATGATGCTAAGCCTAATCCTTTAATGCCAACAAATGATGATTCCAG TGTGACAGATGTGCTAGCTATGGATTGTGAAATGGTTGGTGTCGGTCAGGGGAACAAGAGTGCCCTTGGACGAGTTACAGTG GTAAATAAATGGAGAAATGTTATATATGATGAGTTTGTGCGGCCAGTAGAACGTGTTGTTGACTTCCGCACACATATTAGTGGCATTCGGCCCAGAGACTTGAGGAAAG CAAAGGATTTTAGGGTTGTTCAGAAGAAAGTGGCAGAGTTGATTAAGGGAAGAATTCTTGTCGGTCATGCGTTGCACAATGACCTTAAG GCCTTACTACTAACGCATCCTAAGAAGGACCTGAGGGACACCTCAGAGTTTCAACCGTTTTTAAA GGAAGGACGCAGAAAGGCACTCCGGCATCTTGCAGCAGAGGTTCTAGGTGTTGAGATCCAGAATGGCGAACACTGCCCT GTAGACGATGCTCGTGCTGCAATGCTTCTTTACTCAAAACACCGGAAGGAATGGGAAAGAAGCGTTAAGGATCAATTAAGGCTCAAAGAAAAGCAGAAGAAACGCAAGCAGAGAAAGAAACCAAAGGCTGATATCAACCATTCTCTGATTGCATCTTAA